In a genomic window of Nocardiopsis mwathae:
- a CDS encoding TetR family transcriptional regulator, with protein sequence MNTPDQNASVTSGDTSGNDAAGRSARRRGRGRQGTSALASERRGNLVRLAAELFAEKGFQATTVREIADEAGILSGSLYHHFDSKESIVDEVLSSFLDDLLRDYRAAVAEGGDPRELLGRLVHAAYRSLRPHRAAITVVQNDWNYLRQFPRFDYLGTCEQEIRDIWIDVIRDGQARGVFRTDIDPKLTYRMIRDTIWVTVRWYRPEGALSPADLADHFISVFFDGIVLGERGTAPRPAAPPSASTSPDDA encoded by the coding sequence GTGAACACCCCAGACCAGAACGCCTCGGTGACCTCCGGGGACACCTCCGGAAACGACGCCGCCGGGCGCAGCGCCCGCAGGCGCGGGCGGGGTCGCCAGGGCACCTCCGCGCTCGCCTCGGAGCGGCGCGGCAACCTGGTGCGGCTCGCGGCCGAGCTCTTCGCCGAGAAGGGCTTCCAGGCCACCACCGTCCGCGAGATCGCCGACGAGGCCGGGATCCTCTCCGGCAGCCTCTACCACCACTTCGACTCCAAGGAGTCGATCGTGGACGAGGTCCTCTCCTCCTTCCTCGACGACCTCCTGCGCGACTACCGCGCCGCCGTCGCCGAGGGCGGCGACCCGCGCGAGCTGCTGGGCCGCCTCGTCCACGCCGCCTACCGGTCGCTCCGGCCGCACCGCGCCGCCATAACGGTCGTGCAGAACGACTGGAACTACCTCCGCCAGTTCCCCCGCTTCGACTACCTCGGCACCTGCGAGCAGGAGATCCGCGACATCTGGATCGACGTCATCCGCGACGGCCAGGCCCGGGGCGTCTTCCGGACCGACATCGACCCCAAGCTCACCTACCGGATGATCCGCGACACCATCTGGGTGACGGTGCGCTGGTACCGGCCCGAGGGCGCGCTGAGCCCCGCTGACCTCGCCGATCACTTCATCTCGGTGTTCTTCGACGGCATCGTGCTGGGCGAGCGCGGCACCGCGCCACGGCCGGCGGCGCCGCCCTCCGCATCGACCTCCCCGGACGACGCATGA
- a CDS encoding DNA alkylation repair protein: MTAHLGLIAAVRDRLCELADPDKAGPMRAYMKSELPFHGVQAGPRRRAMDEIFAAYPLDDAAAWGDTVRTLWRAATHREERYAAVQLTGHPRYLDFQGTAAVGLYEDLIVAGAWWDYVDEIAVRRIGPLLREDPERMRPLVRGWALSGDLWLRRTAIICQNGAGARTDPGLLFGVIEPNLDHQGFFIRKAIGWALRSYARVEPDAVARFVADTGQRMSPLSRREALKHLRVPENGHGARALV; the protein is encoded by the coding sequence ATGACCGCGCACCTCGGGCTGATCGCCGCCGTCCGCGACCGGCTGTGCGAACTCGCCGACCCCGACAAGGCGGGCCCGATGCGCGCCTACATGAAGTCCGAGCTGCCGTTCCACGGGGTGCAGGCCGGGCCGCGGCGGCGCGCGATGGACGAGATCTTCGCCGCCTACCCGCTCGACGACGCCGCGGCGTGGGGGGACACCGTCCGCACCCTGTGGCGGGCGGCCACGCACCGCGAGGAGCGCTACGCCGCGGTCCAGCTGACCGGGCACCCCCGCTACCTGGACTTCCAGGGCACCGCCGCGGTGGGCCTGTACGAGGACCTGATCGTGGCCGGGGCGTGGTGGGACTACGTGGACGAGATCGCGGTCCGGCGCATCGGCCCGCTGCTGCGCGAGGACCCCGAGCGGATGCGGCCGCTCGTCCGCGGCTGGGCCCTGTCGGGCGACCTGTGGCTGCGACGCACGGCCATCATCTGCCAGAACGGCGCCGGTGCGCGGACCGACCCGGGGCTGCTGTTCGGCGTCATCGAGCCGAACCTGGACCACCAGGGGTTCTTCATCCGCAAGGCCATCGGGTGGGCGCTGCGCTCGTATGCGCGCGTCGAGCCCGACGCCGTGGCCCGCTTCGTGGCCGACACCGGGCAGCGGATGTCGCCGCTGTCGCGGCGCGAGGCGCTGAAGCACCTGCGGGTCCCCGAGAACGGACACGGCGCCCGCGCCCTCGTCTGA